From the genome of Nicotiana sylvestris chromosome 2, ASM39365v2, whole genome shotgun sequence, one region includes:
- the LOC104238927 gene encoding oxygen-evolving enhancer protein 3-2, chloroplastic-like, with protein sequence MAHAMASMGGLIGSSQTVLDGQLSGSARLSTVSTSRIALARPGLSIRAQQGSADTETSRRAVIGLVAAGLAGSFAQAAFAAAKSIKIGGAPPPSGGLPGTLNSDEARDFGLPLKKRFYLQPLTPAEAAQRVKDSAKEIVSVKNFIDKKAWPYVQNDLRLRAEYLRYDLKTVISAKPKEEKGKLQDLTGKLFKTISDLDHAAKTKNSPEAEKYYAETVSTLNDVLAKLG encoded by the exons ATGGCTCATGCTATGGCTTCAATGGGTGGCCTAATTGGTTCTTCTCAGACTGTGTTGGATGGTCAGCTCAGTGGCTCAGCCCGTTTGAGCACTGTTAGTACCAGCAGAATTGCCTTGGCTAGACCAGGGCTCAGCATTAGAGCCCAACAGGGGTCTGCTGACACTGAAACTAGCCGTAGAGCCGTCATCGGTCTTGTTGCTGCTGGCCTTGCTGGTTCCTTTGCTCAAGCAGCCTTTGCTGCTGCTAAATCAATCAAGATTGGTGGCGCTCCTCCTCCCTCTGGTGGATTAC CTGGAACTTTGAACTCGGATGAGGCAAGGGACTTTGGTCTACCACTGAAGAAGAGGTTTTACCTTCAACCATTGACTCCAGCTGAAGCAGCCCAGAGAGTTAAGGATTCAGCCAAGGAGATTGTTAGCGTCAAGAATTTCATCGACAAGAAGGCCTGGCCATATGTCCAGAATGACCTTCGTCTCAGAGCAGAATACCTTCGCTATGACCTTAAGACCGTAATCTCTGCTAAGCCAAAAGAAGAGAAGGGAAAACTCCAGGACCTGACTGGAAAGCTCTTCAAGACCATTAGTGAT CTGGACCATGCAGCAAAGACCAAGAACAGCCCTGAAGCAGAGAAGTACTATGCTGAAACTGTATCTaccttaaatgatgttttggccaAACTTGGTTGA
- the LOC104232778 gene encoding protein DESIGUAL 2 translates to MAKNIGILVCLLLVILDVAAGILGIQAEVEQNKVSELKVWIFECRDPSYEAFKLGLAATVLLVLAQVISNLLAGCICIQSQEELDKASSNKKLAFASFVFQWIIMGIAFALLVAGTMSNGKARKSCGISQTKINYWLCVYFCKGTS, encoded by the exons ATGGCTAAAAACATTGGCATTCTTGTTTGCCTTCTTCTTGTGATTTTGGATGTTGCAGCTGGTATACTTGGAATTCAAGCTGAGGTAGAGCAAAATAAG GTATCAGAATTAAAGGTGTGGATCTTTGAATGTAGAGATCCAAGCTATGAAGCTTTTAAGCTAGGATTGGCTGCAACTGTACTTTTGGTTCTGGCACAAGTTATTTCTAATCTGCTTGCTGGTTGTATTTGCATCCAGTCCCAGGAAGAGTTAGATAAGGCCTCTTCTAACAAGAAACTTGCTTTTGCTTCATTTGTATTCCAATG gATAATCATGGGCATTGCATTTGCATTGCTGGTAGCTGGAACAATGTCAAACGGGAAGGCAAGAAAATCTTGTGGGATAtcacaaacgaagatcaactactggttatgtgtttacttttgcaaaggcaccagttag